The proteins below are encoded in one region of Rhizobium sp. 9140:
- a CDS encoding NAD(P)/FAD-dependent oxidoreductase: protein MNDLEPADPVVTPPRRRVVLIGAGFGGLACAGALGDTDVDVIVIDRRNHNLFQPLLYQVATAALSPADIAEPIRRTLGRYRNIHIMLAEADGIDTGTKQVKLKDGGTVFYDQLVIATGSDYNYFGHDEWQHFAPGLKTLHEARRIRHRLLLSFEKAERTKDPVERKALLTSIVVGGGPTGVEMAGAISELGRSMASRDFRTIPASDLRVILVEAGPRILAAFPEHLQAYALRYLEKIGVEVRLGAQVSDITAEGAVIAGHMVPAGSVVWGAGVKASPAFRWLGIEGKAGGRIPVDAKLRVEGFKDIFSLGDTSFQPDKSGAPLPALAQVAKQQGRYLGKLLARPDAIEAAKPFHFANRGNTAVIGRNAAIFDFGRWTLKGYFAWILWAIVHVYLLVNFEKRMLVTVQWIWRYLTRQRGARLIDENDKEDVSPAIIR from the coding sequence ATGAATGATCTGGAACCCGCAGACCCCGTCGTGACGCCACCCCGCCGCCGTGTCGTGCTCATCGGAGCGGGCTTTGGCGGTCTCGCCTGCGCGGGCGCTCTTGGAGATACGGATGTCGATGTGATCGTCATCGACCGGCGCAATCACAATCTGTTCCAGCCATTGCTCTATCAGGTCGCCACGGCGGCGCTTTCTCCGGCAGATATCGCGGAGCCGATCCGCCGCACGCTCGGGCGATATCGCAACATCCACATCATGCTGGCCGAGGCCGATGGCATCGACACCGGAACGAAGCAGGTGAAGCTTAAAGATGGCGGCACCGTCTTCTACGACCAGCTGGTGATCGCCACCGGCTCGGACTACAATTACTTCGGCCATGATGAGTGGCAGCATTTCGCGCCGGGCTTGAAGACCCTGCACGAAGCCCGTCGCATCCGTCACCGCCTGCTTCTGTCGTTCGAAAAGGCCGAGCGGACGAAGGATCCGGTGGAGCGGAAGGCTCTGCTCACCAGCATCGTCGTGGGAGGCGGGCCGACCGGCGTCGAGATGGCAGGTGCCATTTCCGAGCTCGGTCGCTCGATGGCATCGCGCGACTTCCGCACCATTCCGGCAAGCGATCTCCGTGTCATTCTGGTCGAGGCGGGACCGCGCATCCTCGCGGCTTTTCCGGAACACCTGCAGGCCTATGCCCTGCGCTATCTCGAAAAGATCGGCGTCGAGGTGCGGCTGGGGGCGCAGGTGTCGGATATCACGGCGGAGGGCGCCGTCATCGCCGGACATATGGTTCCCGCCGGCAGCGTCGTCTGGGGGGCAGGCGTCAAGGCATCGCCAGCGTTCCGGTGGCTCGGGATCGAGGGTAAGGCAGGCGGCCGCATCCCGGTCGATGCCAAGCTTCGGGTCGAAGGCTTCAAGGATATCTTTTCATTGGGCGATACCTCCTTCCAGCCGGACAAGAGCGGTGCGCCGCTGCCGGCCCTGGCCCAGGTGGCCAAGCAGCAGGGCCGTTATCTCGGCAAGCTTCTGGCCAGGCCTGATGCGATCGAGGCGGCCAAGCCGTTTCACTTCGCCAACCGCGGCAACACGGCGGTCATCGGCCGCAACGCCGCGATCTTCGATTTCGGCCGCTGGACGCTGAAGGGCTATTTCGCCTGGATCCTCTGGGCGATCGTCCACGTCTATCTTCTCGTCAACTTCGAAAAGCGGATGCTGGTCACGGTCCAGTGGATCTGGCGGTATCTCACCCGTCAGCGTGGCGCGCGCCTGATCGACGAGAACGACAAGGAAGACGTATCGCCTGCCATTATCAGGTGA
- a CDS encoding DUF922 domain-containing Zn-dependent protease produces MMFVMPLSATAEVKATETVETYAIPGKTGAELYASIGERGPLLGANRVIAHTRFKLTWRRDYQRQGNDCLLATAIPRLIIVTTLPKPAAKLSAPVHASWTTFIDGVRRHEAVHGDYVRDLVAKIETATIGLRQTDDPGCTKIKTEMNRRLGAISNERRDLDRAFDQAEFTEGGAVHALILALVNGP; encoded by the coding sequence ATGATGTTCGTCATGCCGCTGTCGGCCACTGCCGAGGTGAAGGCAACGGAGACCGTCGAAACCTATGCCATCCCGGGCAAGACGGGTGCGGAACTCTATGCATCGATCGGCGAGCGCGGGCCTCTCCTCGGCGCAAACCGCGTCATTGCCCATACGCGTTTCAAGCTGACCTGGCGGCGGGACTATCAGAGGCAGGGCAATGACTGTCTTCTGGCAACGGCGATCCCGCGATTGATCATTGTCACCACCCTGCCGAAGCCGGCGGCCAAGCTGTCGGCGCCCGTTCACGCCAGCTGGACGACCTTCATCGACGGCGTCCGCCGGCATGAGGCAGTGCACGGAGACTATGTCCGCGACCTTGTGGCGAAGATCGAGACGGCGACCATTGGGCTCCGGCAGACGGATGATCCCGGCTGCACGAAGATCAAGACGGAGATGAACCGCCGTCTTGGTGCGATCTCGAATGAACGGCGCGATCTCGACCGCGCCTTCGACCAGGCGGAGTTCACCGAGGGCGGTGCGGTCCACGCGCTTATTCTGGCGCTGGTCAACGGCCCTTGA
- a CDS encoding peroxiredoxin, with product MSLRINDIAPDFTAETSQGTISFHDWIGDGWGVLFSHPKNFTPVCTTELGAMAGLQDEFAKRGVKVIGISVDPVESHERWKNDIRTATGFEVDYPLIGDKDLAVAKLYDMLPAGAGESSDGRTPADNATVRSVFVVGPDKKIKLILTYPMTTGRNFDEILRAIDSIQLTAKHQVATPANWKQGEDVIITAAVSNEDALARFGSFDTVLPYLRKTKQPTA from the coding sequence ATGAGCCTGCGCATCAACGATATCGCCCCTGATTTTACCGCCGAAACCAGCCAGGGAACGATCTCGTTCCACGACTGGATCGGCGATGGCTGGGGTGTTCTGTTCTCGCATCCGAAGAATTTCACGCCGGTCTGCACGACGGAGCTTGGCGCCATGGCTGGCCTTCAGGACGAGTTCGCCAAGCGCGGCGTCAAGGTCATCGGCATCTCGGTCGATCCGGTCGAAAGCCACGAGCGCTGGAAGAACGACATCCGCACGGCCACCGGCTTCGAGGTCGATTACCCGCTGATCGGCGACAAGGACCTCGCCGTCGCGAAACTCTACGACATGCTGCCGGCCGGCGCCGGCGAAAGCTCGGACGGCCGCACGCCCGCCGACAACGCGACCGTTCGCTCGGTCTTCGTGGTCGGGCCGGACAAGAAGATCAAGCTGATCCTCACCTATCCCATGACGACCGGCCGCAACTTCGACGAAATCCTGCGTGCGATCGACTCGATCCAGCTGACGGCCAAGCATCAGGTGGCGACGCCCGCCAACTGGAAGCAGGGCGAGGACGTTATCATCACTGCGGCTGTGTCCAACGAGGACGCGCTGGCTCGCTTCGGCAGCTTCGACACGGTGCTGCCCTACCTGCGCAAGACGAAGCAGCCGACGGCCTGA
- a CDS encoding alpha-D-ribose 1-methylphosphonate 5-triphosphate diphosphatase, which translates to MTREQIFTHCAIVLPTEIVEGTVVVRDGVIADISPGTTAQGIDMQGDYLMPGCVELHTDHLETHIQPRPKVRWNLAAALQAHDGQIATAGITTVFDALRVGLDGDTDLGTGDMADMAATISAATVANRLRAEHFIHLRCEVSMPEVVEQFDAMKRNDRVRLASLMDHAPGQRQFVSLEAYRIYYQGKKKISDAEFEAFSARRIAQSEENADRNRLALATRCREAGIPMASHDDATAAHVRESVDLGIALAEFPTTIEAATLSKASDLQVLMGAPNVVRGGSHSGNVSALDLLERDALDILSSDYVPFSLLQAAFLLAERGQTDLPHAVRMITANPARAAGLADRGRIETGLRADLVRVRAEHGAPPLVAGVWRAGERVA; encoded by the coding sequence ATGACCCGCGAACAGATCTTCACCCACTGCGCCATCGTCCTCCCCACCGAGATCGTCGAAGGCACCGTCGTCGTGCGCGACGGCGTGATCGCCGATATTTCCCCGGGCACGACCGCGCAGGGCATCGACATGCAAGGCGATTACCTGATGCCGGGCTGCGTCGAGCTGCACACCGACCATCTGGAAACGCACATCCAGCCGCGGCCGAAGGTTCGGTGGAACCTTGCCGCAGCTCTCCAGGCACATGACGGGCAGATCGCCACCGCCGGCATCACCACCGTGTTCGACGCGCTTCGCGTCGGGCTCGATGGCGATACCGATCTCGGGACCGGCGATATGGCCGACATGGCGGCAACCATCTCCGCTGCGACGGTCGCGAACCGCCTGCGCGCCGAGCACTTCATCCACCTGCGCTGCGAAGTCTCCATGCCCGAAGTGGTCGAACAGTTCGATGCGATGAAGCGCAACGACCGGGTGCGGCTGGCGTCGCTGATGGATCACGCGCCCGGGCAGCGCCAGTTCGTGAGCCTTGAGGCCTACCGGATCTATTATCAGGGCAAGAAGAAGATTTCGGATGCGGAATTCGAAGCGTTCAGCGCCCGGCGCATCGCCCAGTCGGAGGAGAACGCCGACCGCAACCGTCTGGCCCTCGCGACTCGCTGCCGCGAGGCCGGCATCCCCATGGCCTCGCATGACGACGCAACAGCGGCGCATGTTCGTGAGAGCGTCGATCTCGGCATCGCGCTCGCCGAATTCCCGACCACGATCGAGGCTGCGACACTTTCCAAAGCGTCAGACCTACAGGTGCTGATGGGCGCGCCGAACGTTGTCCGGGGCGGATCGCATTCCGGCAACGTGTCCGCGCTCGATCTTCTGGAGCGCGATGCGCTCGACATTCTCTCGTCGGACTACGTGCCGTTCAGCCTGCTACAGGCCGCATTCCTGCTGGCCGAACGCGGGCAGACGGACCTGCCGCATGCGGTGCGCATGATCACCGCCAATCCGGCCCGGGCCGCAGGCCTTGCCGATCGCGGCCGGATCGAGACCGGCCTTCGGGCCGATCTTGTGCGCGTGCGGGCAGAGCACGGTGCACCGCCTCTGGTGGCCGGCGTCTGGCGGGCCGGCGAACGCGTCGCCTGA
- the phnE gene encoding phosphonate ABC transporter, permease protein PhnE: protein MTDVIASTGATHARPMTSPAVVKPARSGMRGWIATLVFVGALAASWGPAEMGRWTYLFSDAGNMATYAKDFLKPDFREWASYLREMIVTIQIALWGTFLAVLLSIPFGILSAHNMAPWWVLHPVRRLMDLFRAIHEIVFAVLFVVAVGLGPFAGVMALFVHTTGILAKLFSEAVEAIDPRPVEAIRTTGASRLQQVIFGVIPQVLPLWISFSLYRLESNIRSATVLGLIGAGGIGQILFESIRGFYYPQASAILLIIVATVTLMDILSQQLRKLVI from the coding sequence ATGACCGACGTCATCGCCTCCACAGGCGCAACACATGCCCGCCCGATGACCAGCCCCGCTGTCGTAAAGCCTGCACGGAGCGGCATGCGCGGCTGGATCGCCACGCTCGTCTTCGTGGGTGCGCTTGCCGCCAGCTGGGGGCCGGCCGAAATGGGACGGTGGACCTACCTCTTCTCGGACGCCGGCAACATGGCGACCTATGCCAAGGATTTCCTGAAACCGGATTTCAGGGAATGGGCGTCCTATCTCCGCGAAATGATCGTCACGATCCAGATCGCGCTCTGGGGCACCTTTCTCGCGGTTCTCCTGTCCATTCCTTTCGGTATCCTCTCCGCCCACAACATGGCCCCCTGGTGGGTGCTGCACCCGGTTCGCCGGCTGATGGACCTGTTCCGCGCGATCCATGAGATCGTCTTTGCCGTTCTGTTTGTCGTTGCCGTCGGCCTCGGGCCGTTTGCCGGCGTCATGGCGCTGTTCGTTCACACGACGGGCATTCTCGCCAAGCTCTTCTCCGAAGCCGTCGAAGCGATCGATCCGCGGCCGGTCGAGGCGATCCGCACCACCGGGGCTTCCCGGCTGCAGCAGGTCATCTTCGGCGTCATCCCGCAGGTCCTGCCGCTCTGGATCTCCTTCTCACTCTATCGCCTCGAATCCAACATCCGCTCCGCCACGGTTCTCGGCCTCATCGGTGCCGGCGGCATCGGGCAGATCCTGTTCGAGAGCATTCGCGGTTTCTACTATCCGCAGGCCTCCGCTATCCTCCTCATCATCGTCGCAACCGTGACATTGATGGACATCCTCTCGCAGCAACTGCGCAAGCTTGTCATATAA
- the phnD gene encoding phosphonate ABC transporter substrate-binding protein has translation MNAIFKSIAALSLAASLSQQALAAETINFGIISTESQQNLKTAWEPLLADLKTKTGLDVKPFFASDYAGIIEGMRFNKVQVAWYGNKSAMEAVDRADGEVFVQSVAKNGDPGYWSVVIVPKDSPIQTIDELLACDKSKSFGLGDPNSTSGYLVPMTFVFGARGIDPKECFKTVTNANHETNAMAVAMKQVDAAANNTENMALIQQNKPDAFANIREIWRSPLIPSDPIVWRKDLPEEAKTKLRDFFLAYGTANSTGDVAHEKDVLAGLKWAPFKASTDKQLLPIRVMELSKSIAKIEADASLSADAKAKKVKPLTEQKAKFEAELGTASNG, from the coding sequence ATGAACGCGATCTTCAAGAGCATTGCGGCGCTTTCGCTCGCCGCTTCCCTCAGCCAGCAGGCGCTTGCCGCCGAGACCATCAACTTCGGCATCATCTCGACCGAGTCCCAGCAGAACCTGAAGACGGCCTGGGAGCCGCTTCTGGCCGACCTCAAGACCAAGACCGGTCTCGACGTGAAGCCCTTCTTCGCGTCGGACTATGCCGGCATCATCGAAGGCATGCGCTTCAACAAAGTGCAGGTTGCCTGGTACGGTAACAAGTCGGCCATGGAAGCGGTCGACCGTGCCGATGGCGAGGTGTTCGTGCAGAGCGTCGCCAAGAACGGCGATCCGGGCTACTGGTCGGTCGTCATCGTTCCCAAGGACAGCCCGATCCAGACGATCGACGAACTGCTCGCCTGCGACAAGTCCAAGAGCTTCGGCCTTGGCGATCCGAACTCCACCTCCGGCTACCTCGTCCCCATGACATTCGTGTTCGGCGCCCGCGGCATCGACCCGAAGGAATGCTTCAAGACGGTGACCAACGCCAACCACGAGACCAATGCCATGGCCGTCGCCATGAAACAGGTCGATGCGGCGGCCAACAATACCGAGAACATGGCGCTGATCCAGCAGAACAAGCCGGATGCCTTTGCCAATATCCGCGAGATCTGGCGCTCGCCGCTGATCCCGTCCGACCCGATCGTCTGGCGCAAGGACCTGCCGGAAGAGGCCAAGACCAAGCTGCGCGACTTCTTCCTCGCCTACGGCACCGCCAACTCCACGGGCGATGTCGCCCATGAGAAGGACGTTCTTGCCGGCCTGAAATGGGCGCCGTTCAAGGCCTCGACCGACAAGCAGCTCCTGCCGATCCGCGTGATGGAACTGTCGAAGTCGATTGCCAAGATCGAAGCCGATGCCTCGCTGTCGGCTGACGCCAAGGCCAAAAAGGTCAAGCCGCTGACCGAGCAGAAGGCGAAGTTCGAAGCCGAGCTCGGAACGGCTTCCAACGGCTGA
- the phnC gene encoding phosphonate ABC transporter ATP-binding protein, with protein sequence MTEITPIALSVSNLSKRYGETRALNGVSLMLEQGEMVALIGASGSGKSTLIRHIAGLEIGDGDGGRVEILGAVSQAGGRMNREAARGRVAVIFQQFNLVGRLSVLTNVLIGHLGRIPRWRGTLGLFNRHEKDKAQAALARVGIPQVAAQRASTLSGGQQQRAAIARTLVQEARILIADEPISALDPSAARRVMDVLAAISREDGITVLVSLHQVEYARRYCRRTIAMRDGAIVYDGPSTALSNDFLAELYGAASEELVLPDAAPSSPADPMAPSGVELHTRQAALATV encoded by the coding sequence ATGACCGAAATTACCCCTATCGCGCTTTCCGTGAGCAATCTGTCGAAACGCTATGGCGAAACGCGAGCGCTCAACGGCGTCAGCCTCATGCTGGAGCAGGGCGAGATGGTGGCGCTGATCGGCGCTTCCGGTTCCGGGAAGAGCACGCTCATCCGCCACATCGCCGGCCTGGAGATCGGCGATGGCGATGGCGGGCGTGTGGAGATCCTCGGCGCGGTGTCGCAGGCCGGCGGGCGGATGAACCGGGAAGCGGCGCGCGGCCGCGTTGCCGTGATCTTCCAGCAGTTCAATCTCGTCGGGCGGCTTTCCGTGCTGACCAACGTGCTGATCGGCCATCTCGGCCGCATACCGCGCTGGCGGGGCACGCTCGGCCTGTTTAACCGACACGAGAAGGACAAGGCGCAGGCAGCGCTCGCCCGCGTCGGCATTCCGCAGGTTGCCGCCCAGCGCGCCTCGACGCTTTCGGGCGGCCAGCAGCAGCGCGCGGCGATTGCCCGTACCCTCGTGCAGGAAGCGCGCATCCTGATTGCCGACGAGCCGATCTCGGCGCTCGATCCGTCGGCCGCCCGCCGGGTGATGGATGTGCTGGCCGCCATCTCCCGCGAGGACGGGATTACCGTGCTCGTATCGCTTCATCAGGTCGAATATGCGCGGCGCTATTGTCGCCGCACGATCGCCATGCGCGACGGCGCCATCGTCTATGACGGCCCGTCCACCGCCCTTTCCAACGATTTCCTTGCCGAGCTCTACGGAGCGGCATCGGAAGAACTCGTCCTGCCGGATGCTGCCCCGAGCAGCCCGGCCGACCCCATGGCGCCATCCGGCGTCGAGCTTCACACACGTCAGGCGGCGCTCGCCACCGTCTGA
- a CDS encoding DapH/DapD/GlmU-related protein: MAKLSEHRPTIHETADVTDCRLGRYVEIAQRSRLGEVDLGDYSYVMEDCALWCATVGKFVNIASMVRLNATNHPMERATLHHFTYRAGDYFDGAADEADFFAARRARRVTIGHDVWIGHGATVLPGVTVGNGAVIGAGAVVSHDVAPYTVVGGVPARLIRERFPRATAEAMERLAWWNWPHDRLFAALEDFRTLTGEAFVERYGA; the protein is encoded by the coding sequence ATGGCCAAGCTTTCCGAACATCGCCCCACAATCCACGAGACGGCCGATGTCACCGACTGCCGGCTTGGCCGCTATGTCGAGATCGCCCAGAGATCGCGCCTCGGCGAGGTGGACCTCGGCGACTACTCCTATGTCATGGAGGATTGCGCGCTCTGGTGCGCGACCGTCGGCAAGTTCGTCAACATCGCCTCCATGGTGCGGCTGAACGCCACGAACCACCCGATGGAGCGCGCCACGCTGCATCATTTCACCTACAGGGCCGGCGACTATTTCGACGGAGCTGCGGACGAGGCGGACTTCTTTGCAGCGCGGCGCGCCCGCCGCGTCACCATCGGGCACGATGTCTGGATCGGTCACGGCGCGACGGTTCTGCCGGGCGTGACGGTCGGCAATGGCGCTGTGATCGGCGCCGGTGCCGTGGTGTCGCACGATGTGGCGCCCTACACGGTCGTCGGCGGCGTGCCGGCACGGCTGATCCGCGAGCGCTTCCCGCGCGCGACGGCGGAGGCCATGGAGCGGCTCGCCTGGTGGAACTGGCCGCACGACAGATTGTTCGCGGCGCTCGAGGATTTTCGCACGCTGACAGGCGAGGCGTTCGTCGAACGCTACGGCGCCTAA
- the phnL gene encoding phosphonate C-P lyase system protein PhnL: MPEGALLSVRDVAKSFVMHLRDGVMLPVVANVRFDLFPGECVVLGGPSGVGKSSILRMVYGNYAIDQGSVLVRDPESGAVRDLGGGDPRLVLAIRHNGIGYVSQFLRAVPRVSAVEIVAEPLVSRGVDRVEATARARDMLSRLNLPETLHGLPPATFSGGEKQRVNIARGFITDHPVLLLDEPTASLDAENRDVVTAMIGEKLARGTAILGIFHDQPVREAVATRTIDVSAFSARKAA; this comes from the coding sequence ATGCCGGAAGGCGCGCTGCTCAGCGTGCGGGATGTCGCCAAATCCTTCGTCATGCACCTGCGCGACGGCGTCATGCTGCCGGTGGTCGCCAATGTCCGCTTCGATCTCTTTCCCGGCGAATGCGTCGTTCTCGGCGGCCCCTCGGGCGTCGGCAAATCGTCCATCCTGCGCATGGTCTATGGCAACTACGCCATCGATCAGGGCTCCGTTCTGGTGCGGGACCCTGAAAGCGGCGCGGTTCGCGATCTCGGCGGCGGCGATCCGCGTCTCGTTCTGGCCATCCGGCACAACGGCATCGGCTATGTCAGCCAGTTCCTGCGCGCCGTACCGCGCGTCTCCGCGGTCGAGATCGTGGCCGAGCCGCTGGTTTCACGCGGCGTCGATCGGGTGGAGGCGACCGCGCGCGCCCGTGACATGCTCTCCCGGCTCAACCTGCCGGAAACGCTGCACGGGCTTCCCCCAGCCACCTTTTCCGGCGGCGAAAAGCAGCGCGTCAACATCGCCCGCGGCTTCATCACCGATCATCCCGTCCTCCTCCTCGATGAGCCCACCGCCTCGCTCGACGCGGAGAACCGAGACGTGGTGACCGCGATGATCGGCGAGAAGCTCGCACGCGGCACGGCCATTCTCGGCATCTTCCACGACCAGCCGGTGCGCGAAGCCGTGGCGACCCGCACCATCGACGTTTCCGCATTTTCCGCCCGAAAGGCTGCGTGA
- the phnK gene encoding phosphonate C-P lyase system protein PhnK yields the protein MTDPILSVRGLEKRYGAFIGCTDVSFDVWPGEVVAIVGESGSGKTTLLNCISGRLERSAGEIRYRMRDERFPDLADLSEAERRFLMRTDWGFVHQNPADGLRMRVSAGANVGERLMAVGERHYGTIRRTAGDWLSRVEIAAERIDDQPIAFSGGMRQRLQIARNLVTHPRLIFMDEPTGGLDVSVQARVLDLLRGLVTDLSLAVVIVTHDLAVARLLSQRMIVMKGGHIVEAGLTDRVLDDPRHAYTQLLVASIPES from the coding sequence ATGACCGATCCCATCCTCTCCGTCCGCGGGCTCGAAAAGCGCTACGGCGCCTTCATCGGCTGCACCGACGTCTCCTTCGACGTCTGGCCGGGCGAGGTCGTCGCCATCGTCGGCGAGTCCGGCTCCGGCAAGACGACGCTGCTCAACTGCATCTCCGGCCGGCTGGAGCGCTCGGCCGGCGAGATCCGCTACCGGATGCGCGACGAGCGCTTCCCCGACCTTGCCGATCTCTCGGAAGCGGAGCGTCGCTTCCTGATGCGCACCGACTGGGGCTTCGTGCACCAGAACCCGGCCGACGGGCTGCGGATGCGCGTTTCGGCTGGCGCCAATGTCGGCGAGCGGCTGATGGCCGTCGGCGAGCGTCATTACGGGACTATCCGGCGCACGGCTGGCGACTGGCTGTCGCGCGTGGAGATCGCCGCCGAGCGGATCGACGACCAGCCGATCGCCTTTTCCGGCGGCATGCGTCAGCGCCTGCAGATCGCCCGCAATCTCGTTACCCATCCACGGCTGATCTTCATGGACGAGCCGACCGGGGGCCTCGACGTTTCCGTGCAGGCCCGCGTGCTCGATCTTTTGCGCGGACTGGTCACCGACCTGTCGCTCGCCGTCGTCATCGTCACCCACGACCTCGCCGTGGCGCGACTTCTGTCGCAGCGCATGATCGTCATGAAGGGCGGGCACATCGTCGAAGCCGGGCTGACGGACCGGGTGCTGGACGATCCGCGCCATGCCTACACCCAGCTTCTCGTCGCCTCCATTCCTGAATCCTGA
- a CDS encoding alpha-D-ribose 1-methylphosphonate 5-phosphate C-P-lyase PhnJ has translation MTLPAYNFAYLDEQTKRMIRRAILKGIAIPGYQVPFASREMPMPYGWGTGGVQVTAAILGPDDILKVIDQGADDTTNAVSIRAFFAKTANVATTTKTAEATIIQTRHRIPEETLKAHQTIVFQVPIPEPLRFLEPRETETRVMHGLEEYGLVHVKLYEDIAQHGHIATTYAYPVKVEGRYVMDPSPIPKFDNPKLDRSPALQLFGAGREKRIYALPPFTQVTSLDFEDHPFTVQTFSRPCALCNATGVYMDEVVTDDRGGRMFVCSDTDHCETRQADGHTGAGLPQLGEHASIEQETTR, from the coding sequence ATGACCTTGCCCGCCTATAACTTCGCCTATCTGGACGAACAGACCAAGCGCATGATCCGCCGCGCGATCCTCAAGGGCATCGCCATTCCGGGCTATCAGGTGCCCTTCGCCTCCCGCGAGATGCCGATGCCATACGGCTGGGGCACCGGCGGCGTACAGGTGACGGCCGCCATTCTCGGGCCGGACGACATTCTCAAGGTGATCGACCAGGGCGCCGACGACACGACCAACGCCGTCTCCATCCGCGCCTTCTTCGCAAAGACCGCCAATGTCGCGACGACGACCAAAACAGCGGAGGCGACGATCATCCAGACCCGCCACCGCATTCCGGAAGAGACGCTGAAGGCGCACCAGACCATCGTCTTCCAGGTGCCGATCCCCGAGCCTCTGCGTTTTCTCGAGCCCCGCGAGACCGAGACGCGGGTCATGCACGGGCTGGAGGAATACGGCCTCGTGCATGTGAAGCTCTACGAGGACATCGCCCAGCACGGCCATATCGCCACAACCTATGCCTATCCGGTGAAGGTCGAGGGTCGCTATGTCATGGACCCCTCGCCCATTCCGAAATTCGACAATCCGAAGCTCGATCGCTCGCCCGCCTTGCAGCTCTTCGGCGCGGGACGCGAGAAGCGCATCTATGCGCTGCCGCCTTTCACCCAGGTGACGAGCCTCGATTTCGAGGATCACCCCTTCACCGTCCAGACCTTCAGCCGCCCCTGTGCGCTCTGCAACGCGACCGGCGTCTACATGGACGAGGTGGTGACCGACGACCGGGGCGGGCGGATGTTCGTCTGCTCCGACACCGACCATTGCGAGACGCGGCAAGCGGACGGCCACACGGGGGCCGGCCTGCCGCAGCTCGGGGAACATGCGTCAATCGAGCAGGAGACCACGCGATGA
- a CDS encoding carbon-phosphorus lyase complex subunit PhnI, translating to MYVAVKGGEAAIEKAHKLLADRRRGDRSVPALSLEQIAGQLSLAVDRVMAEGSLYDPELAAMAVRQSRGDMIEAIFLIRAYRTTLPRFGATRPVETAAMRIERRVSATYKDIPGGQLLGPTFDYTHRLIDPDMAGDHPVAPGARRDVTEDAAYPRVTDILNAEGLIEPDIASDAEPGDLTRDPTGFPAGRDLRLQALARGDEGFLLSLGYSTQRGYGRTHPFVGEVRIGLVDLEIDLPELGFAINIGAIRVTECQMVSQFKGGGEDGPRFTRGYGLVFGQSERKAMSMSLVDRALRADEFDENRAAPAQDEEFVLSHCDNVEATGFVEHLKLPHYVDFQAELDLLRMLRQEHAAEKTAGTDRQEAAE from the coding sequence ATGTATGTAGCCGTCAAAGGCGGTGAAGCCGCCATCGAGAAGGCGCACAAACTTCTGGCCGACCGTCGTCGGGGAGATCGCTCCGTTCCTGCTCTCTCGCTCGAACAGATCGCGGGCCAGCTTTCGCTGGCTGTGGACCGTGTCATGGCCGAGGGATCGCTCTACGATCCCGAGCTTGCAGCCATGGCCGTGCGACAGTCGCGCGGCGACATGATCGAGGCGATCTTCCTCATCCGCGCCTATCGCACGACGCTGCCGCGTTTCGGCGCAACCCGGCCGGTGGAGACGGCGGCCATGCGGATCGAGCGGCGCGTCTCGGCCACTTACAAGGATATTCCCGGCGGACAGCTGCTGGGGCCGACCTTCGATTATACCCACCGCCTGATCGATCCCGATATGGCCGGCGACCATCCCGTCGCGCCCGGCGCGCGGCGTGACGTGACGGAGGATGCCGCCTACCCGCGCGTGACGGATATCCTCAACGCCGAAGGCCTGATCGAGCCGGATATCGCCTCCGATGCCGAGCCCGGCGACCTCACCCGCGACCCGACCGGCTTTCCCGCCGGCCGCGACCTCCGGCTTCAGGCACTTGCGCGCGGTGACGAAGGTTTCCTTCTGTCGCTCGGCTATTCGACCCAACGCGGCTACGGCCGCACGCACCCCTTCGTCGGTGAAGTGCGCATTGGCCTCGTCGATCTGGAAATCGACCTGCCGGAACTCGGCTTTGCCATCAATATCGGCGCGATCCGGGTCACCGAGTGCCAGATGGTGTCGCAGTTCAAGGGCGGCGGCGAGGACGGTCCGCGCTTTACGCGCGGCTATGGCCTCGTCTTCGGCCAGTCGGAACGCAAGGCCATGTCGATGAGCCTTGTCGATCGCGCGCTGCGTGCGGACGAGTTTGATGAAAACAGGGCGGCACCGGCGCAGGACGAGGAGTTCGTCCTCTCGCACTGCGACAATGTCGAGGCCACCGGCTTCGTCGAGCATCTGAAACTGCCGCATTATGTGGATTTCCAGGCCGAACTCGACCTGCTGCGCATGCTGCGGCAGGAACATGCGGCGGAAAAGACCGCCGGGACGGACCGACAGGAGGCCGCGGAATGA